AAAGGAAcctatggaaaaacaaatgcaagTGTTAAAAATATCACTATAGAGACAGACTTCACAAAAACCTCTTACAAACCTATTTTTGAGCTCACCATCGGAGTGTCCTTTGGTTGTTTTAACTCCTGGACAGACTGGTGTGGAACACTGTGTTTATCTGATCCTTCTACCTGGTGTCTCCCTCCGGCTTCAGCGCTGCGCCCCGTTTCAGCTTCAGTCTGCTCGGCCTGCACTGATGAGTCCACACACGGATCAGCCTTTGCCTcctctgctgaaacacacactagTGGGTTGCCACTTTTGGACACTGTCTCTCCCAGCGACACAGGAGGTACCGAGGTGACATCAGGGCATGAGCAACTCAGCTCTGCTGAGGTTTCAGAGAGGTCGGCTGATTTGACAGATGCTCTGTCAGTCACAGTACAGTCCGGGCTATTCTGCAGATGGCCGTTAGGCACCGCATCCGTCTGAGAGAAAACCTCCCCGGCTTCTGTCTCATCCTCCTCTTGGTTGGAAGAGAGCGAAGGTGTTGATGCGCTGGACTTGTGCGGAGTGAACGACAACTGACTGGTGAGAGTGGTTTGCAGCATGTTGGACGCCGTCAACCTCTGAGCGTGATGAGCCAGTGCCGGACTGGAGGAGTCATCGGAGGATTCAGAGGAGTTGGACCAGACTGTGCCATTCTCCATTTCTCCCTGTCGCTTCAGTAGAGACTAGAAAAGAACAAATACACTGATGAGAAGTGTCACCTATGACTATTATCATGTGCAGGATATGATCACAGgttttgtatttaattattgtgttttacacACAAAGATTTGCCTAGTTTATACAATATTAATGAATATTCATTTTTTGCTTCTGCACACACGACAACATAATGTTAATATACTCACTTATAGCTTTGGTAACTTATTCATTATTAATCAATCAGTGGGTGTTAGTAATCctacaaattaaaatacattaaaaagtctgttttacGGTATATAACCCAAATTAAAATTAACAAACCACTCAAACTAATACTGGCTTTTTTGGTATCAAAGCTTCTGATATTGATTTGTCaaataacaacataaaaatcaatataatttgatttattttgtaaatcCAGCAACGCTGTGACAAAGATGTGATGCATTTGTGCTCAGAGGGAATATAAATAAGTATTACTGGACATGCCAACCTTTTATACACAACAACAGAAGCAAATTTTTCACTGTGTTATAAGTATGTTTGAGTACTCCTTTATGTAATTGTATGTCCTTATCTGTCCTTTAGTTAGGATTCAAATTAGACATGATCAGGCATTTTCTGTTAGCACCCTGGATTTGATTGGAAATGAATAATTAGTTATgcttacaaaaataaaataatatttcacttcGGTCTATAGACTACAACTAGAGCTACATCCCAACACACCGACTGTACTGAGGTGAATCGGGGGGGTGTACGGCTGAATTCACAGTGTAAGGACGCCATCCTGTCTGTGACGACATCATGGAACGCCTCCACCAGTGAGCGGCTCTGTCTGGGCCCGCTGCGAGGCACGCTCTTCAGCAgggtgaggaggagaggagggataTATTGGAGCACTACTCAACCACTATTAAACAGCTACAAGGACCACAGCTCTGTTCATACATactgctgctgtcacacagcCAACTTCTGCTGTCATTCATTCTCCTTGCATCGGGCACGCCACTCCCACAGCCACATGTCCTAACACACAGTCCTCTGTTAATATCCTCACACACATCAGTGCTACCGCTACAGACAAAGCAGTGGGGGAGCAGCTGAAATACAACAAGCCAACGAGATGACAGTAACAATGGTCATCAGTGAGAAAAATGgcaaataaacaacataaacatgtaCTCAACAAAGCCCGTTACAAAGTCATTACACATACTGACCGCAGGAGCTGGTTTCACAAATAAATTTTAGACTGTAGTGTTTGGTCTAATGCAAGTTAGGCAGTTTTTGTAGAGTTCTTCCAGTAAAATGTAACTGCTGGAGTGAATGGAGCTGAGCTTATGTGGTTTGCAGAGTTAGTCGTGTTTTTAGAACAAAGTCTCAGTGTATTCACAatataaagcaaaaatataacGAGTGATAGTTGGATATAAGTCATGCagtagagtgtgtgtgaaattgCTTAGATGTTTTAAAGTAACTCACATAAAACACCTGCTCCCGCATAGACGGCGTGTCCGGAGGACTCTGATTGGACAACAGTCGTTTAGAAACTGTACTGGTGCATGATGTCTGGTCATCCTTATCAAATGGactaaaagaggaaaaaacaggatGAAGAGTATGAGATAAGGCAAAAAGCCCATTGAACAGACAAGATCAAATTGTACAACTGCACGAAAGAAAGGTGCTGAGGCCAGGAGAGGTGTGTGGTGCGGCCGAAGTACCTCCAGGTGACCTCCAAGTTCAGCTTCACCGTCCCCAGGTCGTTGATATCCACAGCGAGTGTCTGTGGCAGTGGGCAGAAGAGGTCCAGCATTTCACAGGACACGCTGCCCACCACTACGTGATTGGCCAGGCTCTTCAGCTCTGTCACCTTGACaaccaaaacagacaaagaagtGAGGATCGGCAGGAACCATGGGAATTCAACAAGGATGAAAATTAGCTGAAGCTTTTGAAAACATGGAGCATTTCTGATGAAAATGGAGCACGGAATAAAATGCCATTGTGTCCCACATGAACAATGAATTGATCCTATTAGAAAATATTCCCTGTGTCATAAACCATAAtcaaatgatcattttctgtatctggataataataatgtggccttaaaaatgtacattttgcaTTTGAACAAATGGACTTGATGCAAGATGTTAGAGACCACACAATGTAGCACGCATACAAGCCTTATTCTTTAAAAGCTGATGTCAGTACCTTTATTGACAGCAGTTCTGTGATGAGAGGCAGGAAAATATACTCTTCGCTGTCCCATATCTGCTTGTTGCTTACTTCCACACGGCCCCGTAGCCTCCAGCGTTGCCGCCCATAACGCATTAGGACCTAATGGGCCCAAAAACAGCTCATGTGACAAATGAGCAGAGACTCAGTCAGAATCAGTCTGTTTGCTAGAATTTGCATTTCTTACCTCATACTGGTCACCAGCACACAGCCGTGCAAAGCCAGCAAGACCTGAAAGATCAGACATCCCCCGAAAAATGAGAACTGGGCTAAGAGAGGAAATAGGAAGTCACATGAGTGTAGAGAGTTACTCACCCTTCATCTTGATATGAAATTCTCCCATCTGGCTTTCCAATTCATTCTCCAGTGAGCACATGTGCTACAGACAAAGAGTAAAGGGTTTAAATAGTATACCAATACAATTAGATAATTCACTGATTTCTcatacaagaaaaaaattatttataagAGCAACAATTTacaaaatgcagtgtttttatctTCTCAGACCTGACCcgttgctgcatttctttttttcttgcttaAAAGATATTATACTGAATAGCTTCTGTTTCTGACAAGACACAGATCTAAAGACGTCACCTTGGACTGGGCAAATATAATGTTAATTTTACatattaatttataaatgaCTTGGTAATAAAAATTAGCATTAGCTGCATTCCAAATATAGTATCATTATTATATTACAACATCAATACTGTCTCGTGTCTGTGTTcaataaaatactaaaacaaGCAGAGCACAGAGGACCACACCCAGTGCACATGCtgacacagtcagtcagacacgGTGACCCGACGTGACGCTGTCACTTGCCTCTGTACATTCCCTGTAGCCCTTGTTGGCTTCACTCAGACTCTCTCTGGCCTCCTTGCTGCCAGTGGCGGAGTTAAAGGCCGCCACCATCTTACTTGCTCCATCGCGCAATCGCCGCTGTATACAATAAGCATCATACAGCTCCTCaacctggaaaaacaaatacactggTCTAGACTAATGCATATGTTGTTACATTTCCACGGCAGAGAATGACAATGAATAAATtcacaaatttgttttttattgttcttattttatttcattttttaaaaaaatctgaattttatcTAACAACTAAAGaagcattgatttttttttttttttttggctatgTGGAATCAGTGGAACAAACTGTAAACAGGGCACTGGCACAAAATCAATGCCTTAAGTTGTTAGCACACACTTAGCAGTTTCCTCTTTACACAtgcaacagacaaaaaaaaatgcaagatTTATTTGGAGTTTTTGTTATGTCCATCTATTAATTCCAATATTCATTCTTCTTTCAGCTCTGTGTTGATATCTACCAATTTTTGAGGACAATGACTGTTCACAAGCTAATCGCTGactgtatgtatatgtttttattcagctCTTTTACTAAAACAGCAACACTGGGAGCAAACAACAGTCCAGAACatcaaaacaatgaacta
The Mastacembelus armatus chromosome 3, fMasArm1.2, whole genome shotgun sequence DNA segment above includes these coding regions:
- the LOC113137907 gene encoding rho family-interacting cell polarization regulator 1-like isoform X1, with protein sequence MFTGSTKLPPTKTPQPERLDEVYAALRRGLQSYLQVHQLELDSLGQQIRENKRNGRLGSLYELDKQVKAIERFMRRLEFHLSKVEELYDAYCIQRRLRDGASKMVAAFNSATGSKEARESLSEANKGYRECTEHMCSLENELESQMGEFHIKMKGLAGFARLCAGDQYEVLMRYGRQRWRLRGRVEVSNKQIWDSEEYIFLPLITELLSIKVTELKSLANHVVVGSVSCEMLDLFCPLPQTLAVDINDLGTVKLNLEVTWSPFDKDDQTSCTSTVSKRLLSNQSPPDTPSMREQVFYSLLKRQGEMENGTVWSNSSESSDDSSSPALAHHAQRLTASNMLQTTLTSQLSFTPHKSSASTPSLSSNQEEDETEAGEVFSQTDAVPNGHLQNSPDCTVTDRASVKSADLSETSAELSCSCPDVTSVPPVSLGETVSKSGNPLVCVSAEEAKADPCVDSSVQAEQTEAETGRSAEAGGRHQVEGSDKHSVPHQSVQELKQPKDTPMVPFPTSSSFTQEVETALESFDFLNCSDLDEDEEEDEADQQEDGEKETEDGQHEEGQNKTEDETTEEEQKNEENFYSGGSSDEEEVADGLGFLMEAPEGFRNSDEDRFSESQESCVEDVQDLGQMEMPGDKEEPSEEKGDGEHGEDASDDQEAHPSSPSHLPQLFSNDTVEP
- the LOC113137907 gene encoding rho family-interacting cell polarization regulator 1-like isoform X2; its protein translation is MFTGSTKLPPTKTPQPERLDEVYAALRRGLQSYLQVHQLELDSLGQQIRENKRNGRLGSLYELDKQVKAIERFMRRLEFHLSKVEELYDAYCIQRRLRDGASKMVAAFNSATGSKEARESLSEANKGYRECTEHMCSLENELESQMGEFHIKMKGLAGFARLCAGDQYEVLMRYGRQRWRLRGRVEVSNKQIWDSEEYIFLPLITELLSIKVTELKSLANHVVVGSVSCEMLDLFCPLPQTLAVDINDLGTVKLNLEVTWSPFDKDDQTSCTSTVSKRLLSNQSPPDTPSMREQVFYSLLKRQGEMENGTVWSNSSESSDDSSSPALAHHAQRLTASNMLQTTLTSQLSFTPHKSSASTPSLSSNQEEDETEAGEVFSQTDAVPNGHLQNSPDCTVTDRASVKSADLSETSAELSCSCPDVTSVPPVSLGETVSKSGNPLVCVSAEEAKADPCVDSSVQAEQTEAETGRSAEAGGRHQVEGSDKHSVPHQSVQELKQPKDTPMVPFPTSSSFTQEVETALESFDFLNCSDLDEDEEEDEADQQEDGEKETEDGQHEEGQNKTEDETTEEEQKNEENFYSGGSDEEEVADGLGFLMEAPEGFRNSDEDRFSESQESCVEDVQDLGQMEMPGDKEEPSEEKGDGEHGEDASDDQEAHPSSPSHLPQLFSNDTVEP